Below is a genomic region from Echinicola rosea.
GGATTGATGAAAATGAAAGAGTTAATGCATCATAATATCTAGCATTGAAGTTAGAAAAAAAGCTCGTTTTCTCAGATATTAATTTTTCAATACTTTGTACTTTAGTAGTCGTTCTAGCTAAGTAATACAAACTCTCAGTATGAGTGATTAAAGGCATTATTAAAGTTGCCTTAGCTATGGATAAATCATCGCTATTACTAAGTACTGCACCTATGGCTGTGACGCCCACGCCAATATTGTTATAGTCTACTTTCATTTTTTATGCTTTTCCCAGTCATTTCTCCAACCAATTACTGGTTCGTCTGAGAGTGAATAAAACTTCCCGTTACATAAATCAACTTCAAGATCTTGCCCCGCCAGTTTAAGTTTTTCTTTTAAGACAGTTCGAAGAACTTCAATACCCTTCTTATTGTACTCTTCTTCTGCAATGTTTCCGACATGCTGCATGCGAAATTCAGTATCCCATAAATTGATAGCATTGCTTTTAAAACGCTCCAATTCTAAATCTGTCACATTGCCTTCGAGCTTCCAATCATTAAGATTGGTCAAGAGTTTAAGTTTATATGTAGTTAACTTGATTATGTGTTCAAAGTCACCACTTTGTACAAAACCAACTTCCAATAATTGTTTTATGAAAACCTGTTTTTCCAAATTGTCAGGAAGTACTCCTTTGTATTCTTGAATATCCAAAAATCCATTTCGATACATGTCGAATAGTCGTCTATATCTCTTATACAATTCATTAAACGTAATTTCAATTTTAACACCCTCTTTAACTTTTAGGAAGTTGTCTGATCTGAGGCTTGAATCTATAGTTTTAAATGCTTTGTCAATTTTTTCTTGAGGAATCATTTTCCCCTTTATAGCATCTTTACATTTGATAATGATATCATCATCATCTAAATGGAAAAAAGTGTTCAGTAAAAATTGTTTTAAAACGCGTTGGTCCAGATCTAATACATCTTTGATGTAACCTTTTAAACCTGGGTTGTTAGTGCTTTTTTCCAAAGATTGGAAATAGGTACGGACATTATTTTCATTCTTTGTTCCACTTTGAAGTTGATTAATTATGGTAACAACATTATTTGATTTATTAGAAGATTTATTACTTGCTAAAACAAAGCTTGTCTTTTCAATTAAGTTAAGCTGAGCTTGTGTTGTACCTCTGCCATCTTTTGTATCACTTATAACTTTCGACCAGTTAGAGAATGTTTTCCACATGTCTAAATCTGAAGTAGTCAGATTTGTCGAAGACCCTTTAGTATTTTTCTTAATGGTGTGCTTTAACTGATATAGGATTTGATGATTATTACCCAATTCAGTGTGCACATCATCTTTAACTTCCAATCCAACAGATTCATTCGGCTGTAGCAATAAAACCCTCCACAGGAAGAAATAATATTGGTAATCAAAACCAATTGATTTTGATTCTGCAGCAGTTTTTTCGGTATGTGATTTATTGTTACTCATAGTACTTCATTGGTGCAGATCGGTGTTTTTTGAATGAGCCCTAACTAGTTTATAGATACACCCAAAGTATACATGTTTTTCACCACTTGATATATATGTGCACGTCTAGTCGTGTTTATTTACGTTCAATGATCATCAAGGAAACATTTGATTTTTTGTATGTTCTTTGACGCTTATACATATTGACCTCGGTAGTCCGATTTCTTTTTGTGGCTTAACGACTTCCTATTAAAACAAGGATTGGTCCTTCCCTCAATTGATTGAGTCATAAGGAAAGGCCTGAGCGTATAAGTGACAACTGCCTTATTTTTTTCGGAAGACCGCTTGGTTGTGATAGTATATCGGAATTTAGCTTTTTCCAGGAAAGGGGATTTGACAGGTTTTCTAATTGAAAAATACCTTTGATCTACTGGTGTTTTCTTACTCCACCGAGCAGCTGTCGAATGATACTGGATATAGATATAGGGAGGAGCAGAATGAAAATACCTTTCCCAAAAAGCATCATGGCGATGCCAAAACGGTTTTTTAGCAATAGAGAGTAGTAGCATATTCAAAAACTTAAAAGTTAATGATGCATTAAATTAGAATTTTTTTTCGATTTAAAAAATTAGTTGGATGGCAGTCTTTGAGCGGTTGTAGGTTATTTTATACCAAAAACAGGGTTACATTGGCTTGTTATTGCGTATAAAGTACTTGGTTTAATAGTCCCCCCAGTAGGGTAAGAATTAAGTTGTGACTACTGAATATTGATTATTAGATTAACCTCTTGTGCTAGTTAAAGATTCAGGAAGAACTAATTCATTACGTGTCTTTTGTGCTGCCTCTATTTTCTTGTCCAGCTGGACCAATTTGGCGTGGACTGCTTTTAAGTCAATCTACTCTTCTTCTTCAGCCGTACTTACATATCTGGAAATATTAAGATTGTAGCCCTTTTGCTCAATCTCCTCTTTTCAAATTCAGGAAAGCGTATCTCCGGCATCAGTTTTGTTTTCCACAGAATTAATCAAGCTATCACTCATCTTCTTTATTCAGTTTGTTCTGGGCGATTTCCATGGCCCTGTGCAGCTTTTGCTCCAGGACTTTCATCGGTGGCAGGTGCACCAGGTATTCGGCCACTTTGATATTTCCTTTGTCCAGTTGCAGCAGCTCGATATGTTCCTGATTTTTGGAGGCACAGAGGATCAGGCCTATCGGTGGGTTTTCCCCTTCTACCGTTTCATGTTTTTCCAGCCAGCGAAGGTACAGCTCCATTTGTCCTTTGTACTCTGCCTTGAAGTGGCCTAGTTTTAGATCAATGGCCACAAGGCTTTTTAGCCTGCGATGGTAAAAGAGCAGGTCGATATAATAATCCACTTGATCTATTCCGATTCTCTTTTGCCGAGCCAAAAACGCAAAATCAGAGCCCAGTTCTCCGATGAATTTTTGGAGTTCATTCAGAATTGAATCTTCCAGGTCTTTTTCGGAGTAAGTGTCACTCAATCCCAAAAAATCCAGAAAATACGGATCTCTGAATATCAAATCCGGATTGACGGAATCCTGATTTTTTAATTCCCCTAAGGTGGTTTTGATGGTTTCTTCCGGTTTCTTGCTGATTGCCGTGCGTTCATACAGCATGGAGTCGATCTTCTCCTGAAGGCTGCGCACGCTCCATTTTTCCAGTTTGCAGATTTCTACATAAAACATGCGCTTTACCTCGCTGTCCATAGGAATGATCAGCCGGATGTGTGACCAGGTCAATTGTGAACACAGTGTGTGCACAATTTCTGCGTCTGGAAAAGCCTCGGCAAAACGCAGGCAATAATGAATCTGACGCTTGCTCCATCCCTTTCCGTACTCTTGTTCTAGCTGTACGGACAATGAGTTGATGATTTCTTTCCCGTATTCCGCCCGTTGATGATGCAGGACTTCTTCATGAAGTCGCTTGCCTACCTTCCAGTAAAGCAGACTTATTGCTGCATTTACGGTGTGAGCTACTTGCCTACGGCTTTGATCGATCAGCTGCTTGATCTCCCCAAATAGCGGATCGGTACTGCCTTGGCTATTCGATACTTCGTTACTTTTTCTCATAAGCTGCTAGTCCTGATATTTCACGGCTTTCGGCCAGTTTTTTTATTGGGGTACCAAGTCATTCATCAATATTGCCTTCCTGCATCTTTGTCCTTGTCCATCCGTATGCATACTGAAGAATACAGTCTGAAATCTTTATCATAACGGCCAATACCTTAATTCGCAATAAATCTGTGATATTATCCCATTCCCAGCGTCAATTCGTTCAATATGGTATTCATGTTCAACCTTTCCGCCCACCAAAAGAGCTATTGATATTAGTACTTTTTATAACTCTATCGTCTATATCAAACTAAGATTTGGGCACCAGATCTATAGTGAACGAATCATATTCTTTGCCATCATTAATGCTGATCAAAATTTTTTCAGGTGATTTTGTGCCTAATGTTATTCCATAATTGACCCCTTCAAGGTTATGTTGGTACCATTTCCCTGGATTGGCAATCATATTATAATCAACCGAACCATTATCGGTTATCACAGTAATTTTGCTCTTATCTTTGTAAAACCAGATCTCTTGGGCGAAATCCCTTCCACCAACTTGAATATACTTTTCGCATCCTTCTATACCTGAGAATCCAGACAAATATTCACTTTTCTTCTGTGATTCAATTTGATTTGCCATCTCTTCGCTCTCCTGCTTTATTCTATGAAGAGCTATTATTTTTCTTTTATCGTTATCTAGTTTTTTGATAATTACTTCACACGTGATTGCTCTAACTCTCCAGTCCGAAGCACTTTGAGGTATTCCCGATTGTTTATCCAGTTTTTTAATAAAATCATCATAGTACTGCCTATTGATGATTCTGTTGATAAATCTAAACATAGTTGAGGTATATAATATCTATTTACCTATTAATGCGTAGGGCAGAGTCTAATGACTCAACAGTTTTCCAAATACTGCCTCCAATTTTTCTTTCGCTTCTATTAATTTTTAACACTTTCGTTTCATTGGGAGACTATTTATTTCTTTTTTGATAGCATTTAGCTATTTCATATTGTATACCTCTTCACCCAATACCATCATATCTTTGTAGGCTGGTCTTAAAAATGGTATTTTATAACTATACTTGCCTTTTATCCTGATTCTTAAATCTTTATAAGAATTCGCTTTTTCTAATATTTCTTTTTCAATAATAAAGTTTCCAGCTTCAGCTATAGTCCCCCCTGAAAAGACATCCCTATTTGCATTTAAATCATACTCATAAACTTCTCCATCTGGTGTCATGAACTGAATCACCTCCATAAATCTCCAGTTATCACTTGAACAATTTATTATACCCACTAGAAATCTTTTTTCTTGTGTTATAATCGCTTTAAAATTTAAGTGAAACCAAGTATCATCAATCTCAATTCCAGGTAAATAAGATTCCACTCTTAATACTGAATACTTATCAAATTCATTGTACTCTTCTTGTATTTCATAGGAGGTATTCCTAATTAATATTTCTGGTGGTGAAGGTAAATACTTTAATGATTCATTTTTTAATCTTATAACGTCAACAAAGGTATTGCCATCCCAAAAATAGTAATTCTCATTATCTATTTTCTTTCTCGAATAATAGGGTTCACCTAGTACACTTTTTAAATCCTCCTCAAATTCTAAATATTGCGAAAAAGCCTTTTTCTCATTTGCAAATTCCAAGGCTATATACTGCATTTCTTCTTTATCATGGTCAAAACTTATTCTAATTTTATTAAATACTTTTCCTTTAACTTTACTTTCATATTCGGTAATTGTGTCACCAAGAATGTTTATATATGTTTTAATTTCATCCTTTTCAACCTTGTATATAGATGGGTCGAGATTGAGTGAATTAAATATTTTATCAAAATCCTGGGCAAAGGATAGCTTTGTAAATAAAAAGAAAGCAATAGTTATAGATAGTAATTTCATAAAATTATATTTTTTTTAATACTCAAAAATAGAAAATAATGTGCTATTAACAGAATTTAGTTAATGCTGACTAATTCAAAAACCATAGCATCTTATAATGCCGAGATTATCAACTCACGATATATTTTGTTCTTTTGATAGCAATTTTGGGATTGTAGTTATGATTGGAGCTTTTCCCACGCTTGTACTGGGGCGTTCCTTTGCCCAGTGTACCCCTATTCGAAGCAAATGAATTATAACGGAACTAATAATTAGATAAGATTTTTTCTTTTTTAAATATAAATCGATACTGATCTTTGGTGAAACGGGAAATATATACTGTGCTCTTGATTAATTTTAACGTACAGAGGGTATTCGGTTTTCCTATACTGGTAAGTGTTATAAGGGAAACGAACATATTGGCCATGACACCCTCAATAAGGTAGCATTTCTGATTTGAAAAAATTAATTTGTGCAGAAATATAGGGATAAGTGTGCGGCCCTCCTGAGTGGTTCAGGTACATACAAAAAAAGAATGACCCGCCGGCAAGCTATGACCATTCTTTTTTTGCATCGTATGCAACATTTTAAAGAAGAATATGATAATTAAAATTATCTTGGTTCTTACAGTCGCTCGATTGACATTGAGCATTTGGAAGAACCTACTCGAGCTGGATAAACTCCGGTGTCCTATGTTTTGGCCTAACTCTCTGTAAGAGTAGTCCATTTTGACTTCTCACTCGAGAAGGTAGTAATTAGTACCCCTTGCTATTCACAGTAGTAAGGGTTTTTTTCTAAGTTATTAGTCCAATAACTTAGACGATCAAATGTAGCGGTTAAACCAATAATATGCAACTCATTCGTATATAAATCAATCCAACAGGAATGTTTGCCTTAGCTATTATTCTGGTGGGACTTTCCCTACGGGCTCAGGCTGCCACTACTCCCAGCGCTTTTCCTTTATCCATTATTACCTTGGTTAAATAAAAACCCCTCATTCAAAGCCTGCATAATATTTTTATGAAAAAATTCATTCTCCCTAGCAGTGGATATTATAAAATTATCCGTCCTATTATCTTCATGATCAAATATAAATTGGTAATCCCCATACCCGTTTGTACAGCTATCAAGAACCGATTTTATTTTATCCCGGATAATTTTTGCCTCTTCAATTTCCTCTGGTGTATAAAGCCTGATACCATATGGATTTCCATTCCTTCTATCTGTGTGGGCTAATTTCCTGTCTCTTTTTTCCTTTGCCATTTCATAAAATTTCCCCGCTCGTATTTCCGCCAGTATTTTTTTATTTTCCTCATATCGACCATTAAAATCCCTCCCAACGCTTTTACTGGCTGTTCTGTTTAGCTTCGATAAACTAGCAAAGTTCGTGTCTTCATGGTTTTCCCATTTTTTTCCTTTGGTTTCCTTTGTATCCGGCTCTAATAATTTCATTAGTTCCATCGTCATCATATAGGTAAGGGAGATCATATAAAATTGAAATGGTCGCATGGAAATTATATCTCTTTCCTTTTCAGGCCTTGATTTATATAGGTATCCTATTTCAGTTAGGGAGGTTGAATATAGATAACAGCTCATTTGAACGTATTCAAAGTTTTCTATTTGCTCACTCATCTTGGTTTATTTTGTTCCTCTATGAAGATAATATTTTTTATTCTCCACGCCTTATCATTCAACCCATATATCTTTTAACTTTCTTGAACAATTTCCGTAGATTAGATAAATCCTTTTCTAAAAACCCAATTTCAATTAAAAAATGAAACATCTAGTGCGTCAAGAAATTCAAATTCTCCATTCCAGAAGTGATAAAATAGATGATAATAGAGAAATACTTCAAGCCTTTGACGATGATGCAGATCTTTTGGAGTGTGCTTTGAAATTTGAGGATGAAAATGTACATTTTCATTACAGCGAGTGTGGTAATTTTTTATCAGTTGAAAATTCCCCTCGATTTTATTTTTTTATGCAACAAACATAAAGATAGCTTTAGTATTTTTTGATAGTATTTCTGACAGCTGCTAGAATTACCAATTAAATGAAGAAAATAACCGATTTTTAATTCAATTTGAAATTTGCCTTGCTGTATAAATTAGGCCTAAATTATCTCTTACCTCAAGTTTGCCATCTTTTAGAATAATCCATTTGTCAAAAGAGCTAGATTCTTTTGTACTGAATACACTATTACCATTCTTTTCTTGATAATTCATCTCAGATTTGAATGAAGAGTTGTCCATAAATATCTCTTCTTTATAGTACTTCCCATTTTCTTTGGAGAGAATCAGCTTTCCTCCTCCATATTCCGTTGGTGTTTTCCAAATACCAATTTTATTACTTTCTTTTGGTTTGGATTTAGCCTTTTCAATCGGATTATTTTGTCTTGATTATTTTTCGTAATTCTTGCCGTTGATTTTTGGCATTCAACCAAGTTGCGCATGAATTCAGATTTCTCTTTATCAAGTTTTCTGTTTTGCTCTCTTAACGATTTAATTTCTTCCTCCAAACTCCTGATTTTTGACAGCAAAGGCGCCTCTTTGTCGGTGCAGGAAAAGCAGAAAATTAAAATAGTAGAAAGAAGTAGTAAGTGTTTCATTTTTCAACAAATAAATTTACAATATTTAAAAATAACATATTTAGCGGCATTATCAGATTATAAGCGAATTTGAGCAACTATTTATCTGATATTCTATTTCTAAACAAACTGGATAACTGGGATTTTTTCAATTTTCATAGTAATTTAGTCATCTAGTGAGCAGCCGACTGCTCTTTTACCCAATATTTTGGCGATATGTGCAGCTTTCACGGCTCTTTCCTCACATATATCCTTCCGATCCTATTCTCTCTGATTTAGCTCCTTGTTAATGCTAGGTGGTGTACTTAAATCCTGGACTGGTGCACTTAAATTCTGAGGTAGTGTACTTAAATCTCGAGCTGGTGCACTTAATTTTGAGCCTGCAACATAATAAGTTCCTTTACCTTTTGCTTCAGCTCCAATAGTTCATAATTTTTTAATGACTTCAGCTCCATACTTGCTTTCAATGTATGGCAATCCACCATATGCCCCGTAATTGTCTAATAGATCCTACCTCTCTCACAAAGATTAAAGCTTGATTTGACTGTCGTTCAATAGTGGTTTTTCAAATTAAGTCAATCAATCCACATCGTGTTGATCGAGAAAATGATGAAGCAGTAAACTATTCAAAAATTGGTTACTCCGCCCGTTTAGATAGGCAATTCTAGCAGCTCTTTGAATTCTATCGATATTTTTAAATCTGAAGGAAGGGACCTTCGGATGGAGGGTCTATGACTTGAAAAACAAAAATATCACTCTTCTTTCTATTTCTCCGACAACTCCTTTAATTCCAGATAACAAGATCTAGCCAATGGACGAAGTTCTTGGCCTAAAAATGTGATGGAAAAATCTGTGCTTTGATGCATAAACTTCATATAGATTTCGCAGAATTTGGTGGATAGTTGGTCATCTCTTATGCCCATCAATTTTTCAATAAGTTCTAGAATTCCCAAATAATGGGCATCTCCATCTCCAAGTTCCAACGTTCTTAGACCATATAGGAGCTGGCAGTGTTTGAGATCTTGGAGGATGAGTTCTTCTATTAGTTCTTCGGTGGATATCATTGGAATAGTTTAATATGGTTATTAGACTTACGATAATAGACAACTGTAGATAATGATCTAAAACTGCTCAAAAATAGGCTGTAGGCTTTTCTCGTGATGTGCTTTACACAGTTTGTGAATGCATTCGGCTCGATGGAAAAGTTTGGTGGCAATCTCTTCCTTTACGACAAACGTAATCTGATAACGGGCTTTGCAATAGGCATCTTCGAGGGTTTTGAGTAGTTTTACTTCATCAGGGCTGTCTTGGGGAAATACTGTGGCAAGCTCAGGAATGTATTTCCAACATTGTCGGATCAGCACCCTGATTTCATGGGTCTTCTTTACATAGTTCTCCCAACAGTGTACCAATGACCTAAGCCAAAGTTCCAGCGCTTGATGGATAAAATAGACCGATAGGGTCCAATCTTTCTTTTTTCGTTCGATCTGTACATGTTCCCAAAAGGCATTCCCTATCTCCCATCCCGCCAAAATTCGCTCTCGGGCTTCACCAAGGGCTCTAGCTTTGACTTCCTTTTCCATTATTGGCAGTTCCATACTTCCGTCTTTTTGATAGATCAACCTATCCTCGTTTAGGTAATAATGGAAAAATAGGTTTCCATCCATCAATTCCTGCTTAAGATATGAACGGTTGATGGGATGAATACACAACTCATCTTTTCCCAATGCCAAGAAGCCCAACAGTCCTTTGTAGGTCTCCATGGTCTGGGAATTAACACTGGGCAACAGGACATAAACCTCTTTCCGATTAATTTCTTCGCTCTCATCTAGTGCCGGCAAATCGAATAGGTATATACGATCAGGGCCCAAAATGATTTTTATAGCAATCACCAAGTGCACAAAGTATTCATCCAAATCTTGGGAATATACTGTATTTGCGTGTCCGGCCCCTTTTTCATCCGTGATTACCCTTTCTTCTAAAAATGTACACAAGCTTTCATAAAAATCCACCATATCCTTATCCTCCTGTTTATCAGCTGATCTGTACGGTGAAGTGGTCCAGTGCTTGAAAAGCTCCCAGAGTTTTGCTTTACTGGCTTCCAAGTTGGTAGGGCTTGAAAATAATTCTTTTGTAGCTGTCATAAAAGTAGGTTTTGTTTAATACAAGCGTGTAGCAGATCTATTGATTCCGTCACTATGTTAGTGGTCCAACAACTAGGGAAATGTGTTTTTTCCATATCCTTAAGATCTAGTCTTTCGTACTTCTACCCTATTCTATTCAGAATAATTTATTCTATGATTTATAATCAGTTGCAATCACCAACTTAATTATCAGTCAATTGCAATCACAAAAAATGAGCTCACGATGTGCCACTACCGAACTACCTCATTTTAATATTGCTCCTATCATACTTTGGAAAGCAAGATTTCTCATAAGCCATTTTCGTGTTTTTAGGCTATTATCTTCATACCATGTGATTCTTACTTTTCCCCTTTCCAATATCCCCCATTTTCCTTAACTTGTGTTTTAGTTTTTTAGCAACCAAGCCATATGACAAATACATCTTCACGAAATATCCATCAGGGACGAAATATCAAACGCTTTAGAGAAATGCTGGGCATCAAACAAGATGCTTTGGCCCACGAACTGGGAGAAGACTGGTCCCAAAAGAAAATCAGTCTACTAGAACAAAAAGAGGACATTGAAGAAAGTATTCTAAAGCAGGTAGCAGAAATCCTTCATATTCCGGTAGAGGCCATTCAGAATTTTGATGAAGAACAGGCGGTGAATATTATTTCTAATACTTTTACCTGTACTGATTTTAAAGGAAATGCCTCTGTAATGAATTTTCACCCAGTTTTTGATCCTGTTGAAAAAATCATGCAAATTCATGAAGAGAAAATAGCCCTTTATGAAAGGATGCTGAAAGAAAAGAATGAGATGATGGCAAGATTGGAGAGATTGATTCAAATTGGAAAAGGAGGAAGTACTGCTTAAAAAAAATTCGGAGGAAAATAGGTAAAACCCTTTGGACGCGATTCTATTTCAAAATGTGTTGGTTATCTAACCTATTGATTGGAGTTAATCATCAAAAGAAACAAATACACCTCTTGCGTTCAAATAGAGAAAAATTGAAATAATTAACTATACCTAACCGTCTTATTTTTTGTTTTTCTTTCTTTAATAAAATCCTCCCTATCAATAATAAAGGATAATGTAAATGAATAAAGAATTACTATAATAATTAATAGGTATAAAGTCTTTTTATGGTTTTCCTTTCTTTTATTTAACATTAGTTTGACAATAAAAAGAATGGCTAAGATAGAAATAAGTCCTTCCACATTGTAATAGTAAAATTTTGCCGTTTCTAAAATGAAAAACTGCCAGAAATATATAACCATTACAAGACCAGCCAGATAATAAAAGTATTCGGAAAATAAATCAAATAGCTTTTTCATGTTTATTTCGTTGTATGTATTTAAAAATAAACCAATTAATTCAAAATTTCGGGGAAATTTGACGGGTTTTCTTGAGTTGCAATCAATACGATAATTAAATTTTATGACCAAAAACCGCTCTAATATTTTTTAAATTCTCAGACATTTCAATTTCTTCCACTCCTTTACACAAAATACTTTTCA
It encodes:
- a CDS encoding three component ABC system middle component, which produces MKVDYNNIGVGVTAIGAVLSNSDDLSIAKATLIMPLITHTESLYYLARTTTKVQSIEKLISEKTSFFSNFNARYYDALTLSFSSIQYLTEMGYARHDEGVLLKTKSLEYDTKMGTRAKKIFQASNNVSALLSGSDKNLFLNLRVQL
- a CDS encoding PDDEXK nuclease domain-containing protein, whose product is MRKSNEVSNSQGSTDPLFGEIKQLIDQSRRQVAHTVNAAISLLYWKVGKRLHEEVLHHQRAEYGKEIINSLSVQLEQEYGKGWSKRQIHYCLRFAEAFPDAEIVHTLCSQLTWSHIRLIIPMDSEVKRMFYVEICKLEKWSVRSLQEKIDSMLYERTAISKKPEETIKTTLGELKNQDSVNPDLIFRDPYFLDFLGLSDTYSEKDLEDSILNELQKFIGELGSDFAFLARQKRIGIDQVDYYIDLLFYHRRLKSLVAIDLKLGHFKAEYKGQMELYLRWLEKHETVEGENPPIGLILCASKNQEHIELLQLDKGNIKVAEYLVHLPPMKVLEQKLHRAMEIAQNKLNKEDE
- a CDS encoding HEPN domain-containing protein, which produces MTATKELFSSPTNLEASKAKLWELFKHWTTSPYRSADKQEDKDMVDFYESLCTFLEERVITDEKGAGHANTVYSQDLDEYFVHLVIAIKIILGPDRIYLFDLPALDESEEINRKEVYVLLPSVNSQTMETYKGLLGFLALGKDELCIHPINRSYLKQELMDGNLFFHYYLNEDRLIYQKDGSMELPIMEKEVKARALGEARERILAGWEIGNAFWEHVQIERKKKDWTLSVYFIHQALELWLRSLVHCWENYVKKTHEIRVLIRQCWKYIPELATVFPQDSPDEVKLLKTLEDAYCKARYQITFVVKEEIATKLFHRAECIHKLCKAHHEKSLQPIFEQF
- a CDS encoding helix-turn-helix transcriptional regulator yields the protein MTNTSSRNIHQGRNIKRFREMLGIKQDALAHELGEDWSQKKISLLEQKEDIEESILKQVAEILHIPVEAIQNFDEEQAVNIISNTFTCTDFKGNASVMNFHPVFDPVEKIMQIHEEKIALYERMLKEKNEMMARLERLIQIGKGGSTA